One segment of Prionailurus bengalensis isolate Pbe53 chromosome D4, Fcat_Pben_1.1_paternal_pri, whole genome shotgun sequence DNA contains the following:
- the GRHPR gene encoding glyoxylate reductase/hydroxypyruvate reductase isoform X2 has product MKPVRLMKVFVTRRIPPEGWAALARAADCQVEHWDSDEPIPDKELERGVAGAHGLLCLLTDRVDKRLLDAAGANLKVISTMSVGVDHLALDEIKKRGIRVGYTPDVLTDATAELAVSLLLTTCRRLPEAIEEVRNGGWTSWKPLWMCGYGLTQSTVGIIGLGRIGQAIARRLKPFGIQKFLYTGRQPRPQEAAEFQAEFVSTPKLAAESDFIIVACSLTPATKGLCNKDFFQQMKKTAVFVNISRGDVVNQDDLYQALAGGQIAAAGMDVTTPEPLPTNHPLLTLKNCVILPHIGSATYGTRNTMSLLAANNLLAGLRGEPMPSELKL; this is encoded by the exons ATGAAGCCAGTGAGACTCATGAAGGTGTTCGTCACCCGCAGGATCCCCCCCGAGGGCTGGGCCGCTCTCGCCCGCGCCGCAGA CTGCCAGGTGGAGCACTGGGACTCGGATGAGCCAATCCCCGACAAGGAGCTGGAGCGAGGTGTGGCCGGGGCCCACGGCCTACTCTGTCTCCTCACTGACCGCGTGGACAAGAGGCTCCTGGATGCCGCAG GAGCCAATCTCAAAGTCATCAGCACAATGTCTGTGGGCGTTGACCACCTGGCTTTGGATGAAATCAAGAAGCG TGGCATCCGTGTGGGCTACACCCCAGATGTCCTGACAGACGCCACGGCAGAACTCGCCGTCTCCCTGCTGCTCACCACCTGTCGCCGCTTGCCAGAAGCCATCGAGGAAGTGAGGAA CGGTGGCTGGACCTCATGGAAGCCCCTGTGGATGTGTGGCTATGGACTCACGCAGAGCACTGTCGGCATCATCGGGCTGGGGCGCATAG GTCAGGCCATCGCTCGACGTCTGAAGCCATTCGGCATCCAGAAATTTCTATACACAGGGCGCCAGCCCAGGCCTCAGGAAGCAGCAGAATTCCAGGCCGAGTTTG TGTCCACCCCCAAGCTGGCCGCCGAGTCTGATTTCATCATTGTGGCCTGCTCCTTAACGCCTGCAACCAAGGGACTCTGCAACAAGGACTTCTTCCAGCAGATGAAAAAGACAGCCGTGTTTGTCAACATCAGCAG GGGAGACGTGGTGAACCAGGACGACCTGTATCAGGCCTTGGCTGGCGGGCAGATTGCCGCTGCTGGAATGGATGTGACGACCCCAGAACCGCTGCCGACAAACCACCCTCTCCTGACTCTGAAGAACTGTG TGATCCTACCCCACATTGGCAGTGCCACCTACGGAACCCGAAACACCATGTCCCTGTTGGCAGCTAACAACTTGCTGGCTGGACTGAGAGGGGAGCCGATGCCCAGTGAACTCAAGCTGTAG
- the GRHPR gene encoding glyoxylate reductase/hydroxypyruvate reductase isoform X1 encodes MKPVRLMKVFVTRRIPPEGWAALARAAEVQVGDFSAAWIPRTGRSSLTWCRPTPPPPSPRGRCQVEHWDSDEPIPDKELERGVAGAHGLLCLLTDRVDKRLLDAAGANLKVISTMSVGVDHLALDEIKKRGIRVGYTPDVLTDATAELAVSLLLTTCRRLPEAIEEVRNGGWTSWKPLWMCGYGLTQSTVGIIGLGRIGQAIARRLKPFGIQKFLYTGRQPRPQEAAEFQAEFVSTPKLAAESDFIIVACSLTPATKGLCNKDFFQQMKKTAVFVNISRGDVVNQDDLYQALAGGQIAAAGMDVTTPEPLPTNHPLLTLKNCVILPHIGSATYGTRNTMSLLAANNLLAGLRGEPMPSELKL; translated from the exons ATGAAGCCAGTGAGACTCATGAAGGTGTTCGTCACCCGCAGGATCCCCCCCGAGGGCTGGGCCGCTCTCGCCCGCGCCGCAGA AGTACAAGTAGGAGACTTTTCCGCTGCATGGATTCCCAGGACAGGACGTTCAAGCCTCACGTGGTGcaggcccaccccaccccccccctcgcCAAGAGGCCG CTGCCAGGTGGAGCACTGGGACTCGGATGAGCCAATCCCCGACAAGGAGCTGGAGCGAGGTGTGGCCGGGGCCCACGGCCTACTCTGTCTCCTCACTGACCGCGTGGACAAGAGGCTCCTGGATGCCGCAG GAGCCAATCTCAAAGTCATCAGCACAATGTCTGTGGGCGTTGACCACCTGGCTTTGGATGAAATCAAGAAGCG TGGCATCCGTGTGGGCTACACCCCAGATGTCCTGACAGACGCCACGGCAGAACTCGCCGTCTCCCTGCTGCTCACCACCTGTCGCCGCTTGCCAGAAGCCATCGAGGAAGTGAGGAA CGGTGGCTGGACCTCATGGAAGCCCCTGTGGATGTGTGGCTATGGACTCACGCAGAGCACTGTCGGCATCATCGGGCTGGGGCGCATAG GTCAGGCCATCGCTCGACGTCTGAAGCCATTCGGCATCCAGAAATTTCTATACACAGGGCGCCAGCCCAGGCCTCAGGAAGCAGCAGAATTCCAGGCCGAGTTTG TGTCCACCCCCAAGCTGGCCGCCGAGTCTGATTTCATCATTGTGGCCTGCTCCTTAACGCCTGCAACCAAGGGACTCTGCAACAAGGACTTCTTCCAGCAGATGAAAAAGACAGCCGTGTTTGTCAACATCAGCAG GGGAGACGTGGTGAACCAGGACGACCTGTATCAGGCCTTGGCTGGCGGGCAGATTGCCGCTGCTGGAATGGATGTGACGACCCCAGAACCGCTGCCGACAAACCACCCTCTCCTGACTCTGAAGAACTGTG TGATCCTACCCCACATTGGCAGTGCCACCTACGGAACCCGAAACACCATGTCCCTGTTGGCAGCTAACAACTTGCTGGCTGGACTGAGAGGGGAGCCGATGCCCAGTGAACTCAAGCTGTAG
- the ZBTB5 gene encoding zinc finger and BTB domain-containing protein 5: protein MDFPGHFEQIFQQLNYQRLHGQLCDCVIVVGNRHFKAHRSVLAACSTHFRALFSVAEGDQTMNMIQLDSEVVTAEAFAALIDMMYTSTLMLGESNVMDVLLAASHLHLNSVVKACKHYLTTRTLPMSPPSERVQEQSARMQRSFMLQQLGLSIVSSALNSSQSGEEQPAPLSSSMRSNLDQRTPFPIRRLHKRKQSAEERARQRLRPTMEEAAIADVTPENGPSGVHSREEFFSPDSLKMVDNPKADGMTDNQEDSAIMFDQSFGAQEDAQVPSQSDNSASNMAQLSMASRATQVETSFEQEAATEKSGFQCENPEVGLGDKEHMRVVVKSEPLSSPEPQDEVSDVTSQAEGSESVEVEGVVVSAEKIDLSPESSDRSFSDPQSSTDRVGDIHILEVTNNLEHKSTFSISNFLNKSRGSNFSANQNNDDNIPNTTSDCRLEGEAPYLLSPEAGPAGGPSSAPGSHVENPFSEPADSHFVRPMQEVMGLPCVQTSGYQGGEQFGMDFSRSGLGLHSSFSRVMMGSPRGGASNFPYYRRIAPKMPVVTSVRSSQIPENSAGSQLMMNAATSSFENGHPSQPGPPQLTRASADVLSKCKKALSEHNVLVVEGARKYACKICCKTFLTLTDCKKHIRVHTGEKPYACLKCGKRFSQSSHLYKHSKTTCLRWQSSNLPSTLL, encoded by the coding sequence ATGGATTTTCCTGGACACTTTGAACAGATCTTCCAGCAACTGAACTACCAGAGACTTCACGGTCAGCTCTGTGACTGTGTCATTGTAGTGGGGAATAGACATTTTAAAGCCCACCGATCTGTACTGGCAGCATGCAGCACGCATTTCCGAGCCCTGTTCTCCGTGGCAGAGGGAGATCAGACCATGAACATGATCCAGCTGGATAGCGAGGTAGTGACAGCGGAGGCCTTTGCTGCACTGATTGACATGATGTACACCTCCACCCTCATGCTGGGGGAGAGCAACGTTATGGATGTCTTATTGGCAGCCTCTCACCTGCATTTGAACTCTGTCGTTAAGGCATGTAAACATTACTTAACGACAAGGACGCTGCCCATGTCTCCCCCCAGTGAGCGCGTCCAGGAGCAGAGTGCCCGCATGCAGCGCTCCTTTATGCTGCAGCAGCTGGGGCTGAGCATCGTGAGCTCGGCCCTCAATTCCAGCCAGAGTGGCGAGGAGCAGCCAGCCCCCCTGAGCTCGTCGATGCGCAGCAACCTGGACCAGCGGACACCCTTCCCCATAAGACGCCTTCATAAACGCAAGCAGTCTGCAGAGGAGCGGGCCAGACAGCGCCTCCGACCCACCATGGAGGAGGCCGCCATCGCTGACGTTACGCCAGAGAACGGGCCGTCAGGGGTCCATTCTCGGGAGGAGTTCTTCTCACCAGACTCCCTGAAAATGGTGGATAACCCTAAGGCTGACGGAATGACCGACAACCAGGAAGATAGTGCCATCATGTTTGACCAGTCTTTCGGTGCTCAAGAAGATGCCCAGGTGCCCAGCCAGTCTGACAACAGTGCCAGCAACATGGCCCAGTTGTCCATGGCCTCTCGTGCAACTCAGGTGGAGACCAGTTTTGAGCAGGAAGCCGCGACCGAGAAAAGTGGTTTTCAGTGTGAAAATCCTGAGGTTGGCCTTGGTGACAAGGAACACATGAGAGTGGTGGTTAAGTCTGAGCCCCTGAGCTCTCCTGAGCCTCAGGATGAAGTGAGTGACGTGACCTCACAGGCAGAAGGCAGCGAATCTGTGGAAGTGGAAGGGGTTGTGGTCAGTGCCGAGAAGATAGACCTCAGCCCTGAAAGTAGCGATCGGAGTTTCTCGGATCCCCAGTCTAGCACTGACAGGGTAGGTGACATCCATATTTTGGAAGTCACAAATAACCTAGAACATAAATCGACTTTTAGCATCTCGAATTTTCTTAACAAGAGCAGAGGAAGTAACTTTAGTGCAAATCAGAACAATGATGATAACATCCCAAACACCACCAGTGACTGCAGGTTGGAGGGCGAGGCCCCTTATTTGTTGAGTCCAGAGGCTGGGCCTGCTGGCGGGCCCTCCTCGGCCCCTGGCTCTCACGTGGAGAACCCATTCAGTGAGCCTGCGGACTCCCACTTTGTCAGGCCTATGCAGGAAGTGATGGGCCTGCCCTGTGTGCAGACTTCAGGCTACCAAGGAGGAGAACAGTTTGGGATGGATTTTTCCAGGTCCGGTTTGGGCCTCCACTCCTCCTTCTCCAGGGTCATGATGGGCTCCCCAAGAGGAGGAGCCAGTAACTTTCCGTACTACCGACGCATAGCTCCCAAAATGCCGGTGGTAACTTCTGTCAGGAGCTCCCAGATCCCAGAAAACTCTGCCGGTTCCCAGCTAATGATGAATGCGGCCACGTCCTCGTTTGAGAACGGCCATCCTTCGCAGCCTGGCCCTCCGCAGCTGACCAGGGCATCTGCTGATGTTCTGTCAAAGTGCAAGAAGGCCTTGTCAGAGCACAACGTCTTGGTCGTAGAGGGGGCTCGCAAGTACGCCTGCAAAATCTGCTGCAAGACTTTTCTGACCTTGACAGATTGCAAGAAGCACATCCGTGTTCACACAGGTGAAAAACCCTACGCCTGCCTCAAGTGCGGCAAGAGGTTCAGTCAGTCCAGCCACCTGTATAAACATTCAAAGACCACCTGCCTGCGCTGGCAGAGCAGCAACCTGCCCAGCACTTTGCTCTAA